One part of the Salmo salar chromosome ssa10, Ssal_v3.1, whole genome shotgun sequence genome encodes these proteins:
- the agk gene encoding acylglycerol kinase, mitochondrial isoform X3, protein MEVTLVKTDYEGQAKKLMELMEQTDMLIVAGGDGTLQEVITGLLRRADHESFSKTPIGFIPLGSHNSLSESLHILSDNQVKRITSATLSILQGETVPLDVLQIKGEKEQPVFALIGLRWGAFRDVASTIKKYWYLGPLKIKAAHWFSTLREWPQVHEASVSYMAPTLRPPDLPEQKPQRPNLMYRIARRLKNYWYPPIPEPPKVEEPERWDERTLSTLELSIQTRNKNPVQTRIDDSLLVCVEPDSFTVGDFITVGEKKAEDSTSFTRQSLKLEASACRLNLPEEGAGFYNIDNEEYEAMSVEVRLLPRKLRFFCSAERREQLLTQVL, encoded by the exons ATGGAGGTAACACTAGTAAAG acagattatgagGGCCAAGCAAAGAAATTGATGGAGCTGATGGAGCAAACAGACATGCTGATTGTGGCTGGAGGGGATGGCACTCTGCAGGAGGTTATAACTGGCTTGCTGCGGAGGGCTGATCAC GAGTCGTTCAGTAAAACCCCCATAGGATTTATCCCACTGGGCTCCCACAATTCCCTGAGTGAGAGTCTGCACATCCTCAGTGACAATCAGGTGAA ACGCATCACATCAGCGACATTGTCTATCCTGCAAGGAGAAACGGTACCTCTGGATGTGCTGCAAATCAAG GGAGAGAAAGAACAGCCAGTGTTTGCCCTGATTGGTCTACGGTGGGGGGCCTTCAGAGATGTGGCTTCCACCATCAAAAA ATATTGGTACCTTGGCCCGTTGAAGATAAAAGCAGCTCATTGGTTCAGTACGTTACGG GAATGGCCCCAGGTTCACGAGGCCTCTGTGTCCTACATGGCCCCGACCCTTCGCCCTCCTGACCTGCCGGAACAAAAGCCCCAGCGCCCCAACCTAATGTACCGCATTGCCCGCAGACTGAAAAATTACTGGTACCCACCTATTCCAG AGCCTCCCAAAGTGGAGGAGCCAGAGAGGTGGGATGAGAGAACGCTGTCTACTTTGGAGCTGTCAATCCAAACTCGGAATAAAAACCCTGTCCAGACA CGTATTGATGACTCCCTGCTGGTGTGTGTGGAGCCGGACTCCTTCACTGTGGGAGATTTTATCACTGTTGG AGAGAAAAAAGCGGAGGACTCAACTTCATTCACCAgacaatcactgaagctggaggctAGTGCATGTCGACTCAATCTGCCCGAG GAAGGTGCTGGCTTCTACAACATCGACAACGAGGAGTACGAGGCCATGTCGGTGGAGGTGAGGCTGTTGCCACGGAAACTTCGCTTCTTCTGCAGCGCTGAACGCAGAGAGCAGCTCCTCACACAGGTCCTGTAA
- the agk gene encoding acylglycerol kinase, mitochondrial isoform X1 has product MARVVKVFVTLRNHWKKSTVAACALSYGGHWLYGKHCDNLLRRDACLAAREFGRQQISPQEQLKKATVILNPAACRGKANNLFEKNAAPILHLAGMEVTLVKTDYEGQAKKLMELMEQTDMLIVAGGDGTLQEVITGLLRRADHESFSKTPIGFIPLGSHNSLSESLHILSDNQVKRITSATLSILQGETVPLDVLQIKGEKEQPVFALIGLRWGAFRDVASTIKKYWYLGPLKIKAAHWFSTLREWPQVHEASVSYMAPTLRPPDLPEQKPQRPNLMYRIARRLKNYWYPPIPEPPKVEEPERWDERTLSTLELSIQTRNKNPVQTRIDDSLLVCVEPDSFTVGDFITVGEKKAEDSTSFTRQSLKLEASACRLNLPEEGAGFYNIDNEEYEAMSVEVRLLPRKLRFFCSAERREQLLTQVL; this is encoded by the exons ATGGCTCGGGTTGTGAAAGTGTTTGTAACTCTGCGGAATCATTGGAAGAAGTCCACAGTCGCTGCGTGTGCCCTATCATACGGTGGACACTGGCTGTACGGTAAACACTG TGATAATCTGCTGCGAAGAGATGCTTGTCTGGCGGCCAGG GAATTTGGACGTCAGCAGATATCACCCCAGGAGCAGCTGAAGAAAGCCACAGTCATCCTAAACCCAGCAGCTTGTAGGGG GAAAGCCAACAACTTATTTGAGAAGAATGCTGCGCCTATATTACACCTGGCTGGTATGGAGGTAACACTAGTAAAG acagattatgagGGCCAAGCAAAGAAATTGATGGAGCTGATGGAGCAAACAGACATGCTGATTGTGGCTGGAGGGGATGGCACTCTGCAGGAGGTTATAACTGGCTTGCTGCGGAGGGCTGATCAC GAGTCGTTCAGTAAAACCCCCATAGGATTTATCCCACTGGGCTCCCACAATTCCCTGAGTGAGAGTCTGCACATCCTCAGTGACAATCAGGTGAA ACGCATCACATCAGCGACATTGTCTATCCTGCAAGGAGAAACGGTACCTCTGGATGTGCTGCAAATCAAG GGAGAGAAAGAACAGCCAGTGTTTGCCCTGATTGGTCTACGGTGGGGGGCCTTCAGAGATGTGGCTTCCACCATCAAAAA ATATTGGTACCTTGGCCCGTTGAAGATAAAAGCAGCTCATTGGTTCAGTACGTTACGG GAATGGCCCCAGGTTCACGAGGCCTCTGTGTCCTACATGGCCCCGACCCTTCGCCCTCCTGACCTGCCGGAACAAAAGCCCCAGCGCCCCAACCTAATGTACCGCATTGCCCGCAGACTGAAAAATTACTGGTACCCACCTATTCCAG AGCCTCCCAAAGTGGAGGAGCCAGAGAGGTGGGATGAGAGAACGCTGTCTACTTTGGAGCTGTCAATCCAAACTCGGAATAAAAACCCTGTCCAGACA CGTATTGATGACTCCCTGCTGGTGTGTGTGGAGCCGGACTCCTTCACTGTGGGAGATTTTATCACTGTTGG AGAGAAAAAAGCGGAGGACTCAACTTCATTCACCAgacaatcactgaagctggaggctAGTGCATGTCGACTCAATCTGCCCGAG GAAGGTGCTGGCTTCTACAACATCGACAACGAGGAGTACGAGGCCATGTCGGTGGAGGTGAGGCTGTTGCCACGGAAACTTCGCTTCTTCTGCAGCGCTGAACGCAGAGAGCAGCTCCTCACACAGGTCCTGTAA
- the wee2 gene encoding wee1-like protein kinase 2, producing the protein MAMVSDWTVQNLDFSSCGEEEEGSDSSLDEWSSSNPQILSPNPVCRTPIVQRHCTRSFTVSPSIPVSPTTPIPYAAWRKLRLCDSPSTPKSLLSKSALPSSSTKICRSQRALRFTTSTDPSQCSRVPSVNVNPFTPDTFRKTREHYKRKSRRSDDDDDYGCRMKPSHTSSEDDDAFLPSKRQAVQAFMLSRYESEFLELGHIGAGEFGVVCKCVKRLDGCLYAIKRSRRPLAGSANEQLALKEVYAHAVLGHHPHVVRYYSAWAEDDHMIIQNEYCDGGSLHDAILEKEACGELFPELELRDLLLHVSMGLKYIHSSGLVHLDIKPSNIFICQCSSAGGAGESEEEEDRGPSTGVVYKIGDLGHVTSSSSPQVEEGDSRFLASEVLHEDYSNLPKADIFALGLTVLLAAGSPPLPQNGDEWHSLRRAQLPSLPQELSPAFRSLIQTLLDPEPSQRPSASALCRQPVLRKERTGKLAAQLRRELNVERFRTAMLEKELQEARLAALSPQQAFPPGLQQPINTGSLPKAGRRLVGRNAARSMSFGCPGYGV; encoded by the exons ATGGCTATGGTTAGTGATTGGACGGTGCAAAACTTGGACTTCTCAAgctgtggagaggaagaggagggtagtGACAGCAGTTTGGATGAATGGAGCTCCAGCAATCCTCAGATCCTAAGTCCCAACCCTGTGTGCAGGACTCCCATAGTGCAGCGTCATTGCACCAGGAGCTTCACCGTATCCCCATCCATCCCAGTTTCACCGACCACCCCCATTCCCTATGCTGCCTGGAGGAAACTGAGGCTCTGTGACTCCCCCAGTACTCCCAAG AGTCTGCTGTCCAAGTCGGCTCTGCCCAGTTCCAGCACCAAGATATGCCGCAGTCAGAGGGCTCTGCGCTTCACCACTTCCACTGACCCTTCCCAGTGCAGCCGCGTGCCCTCTGTCAATGTGAACCCCTTCACCCCCGACACGTTCCGCAAGACCAGGGAGCACTACAAGAGGAAGAGTCGGAGGAGTGACGACGATGACGACTATGGATGCAG AATGAAACCGAGCCATACGTCATCGGAGGATGATGATGCATTTCTCCCGTCCAAG AGGCAGGCTGTCCAGGCTTTCATGCTGTCTAGGTATGAGAGTGAATTTCTGGAGCTTGGACACATCGGTGCGGGGGAGTTTGGAGTGGTGTGCAAGTGTGTGAAGAGGCTGGACGGCTGCTTGTACGCCATCAAGCGCTCTCGCCGACCACTTGCCGGGTCTGCCAATGA GCAGCTGGCCTTAAAGGAGGTGTATGCACATGCTGTACTTGGGCATCACCCCCATGTCGTCCGCTATTACTCAGCATGGGCTGAAGATGATCACATGATCATACAGAATGAGTATTGTGACG GTGGGAGTCTCCACGATGCCATATTAGAGAAGGAGGCATGTGGAGAGCTGTTTCCAGAGCTGGAGTTGAGGGATCTACTTCTGCACGTCTCCATGGGTCTCAAGTATATTCACAGCTCTGGCCTTGTGCACCTGGACATTAAACCCA GTAATATCTTCATCTGCCAATGCTCGAGCGCAGGTGGAGCGGGTGagagtgaggaggaagaggacagaggcCCTTCAACAGGGGTGGTTTATAAAATTG GTGACCTGGGCCATGTGACGTCCAGCAGCAGTCCACAAGTAGAGGAGGGGGACAGCCGCTTCCTCGCCAGCGAGGTCCTGCATGAA GACTACAGCAATCTGCCTAAGGCGGACATATTTGCACTAGGCCTGACTGTCCTGCTGGCAGCAGGGTCGCCCCCTCTCCCTCAGAATGGAGATGAATGGCACAGTCTCAGACGGGCACAGTTACCCAGCCTGCCCCAGGAGCTCTCCCCTGCTTTCAGAAGTCTCATTCAG aCTCTGCTGGATCCGGAACCATCTCAACGACCCTCTGCGTCAGCGCTATGCAGACAACCTGTTTTAAGGAAGGAGAGGACTGGGAAGCTGGCTGCTCAACTACGCAGAGAGCTCAATGTGGAGAGGTTCAGGACAGCCATGCTGGAAAA AGAGCTGCAGGAGGCTCGTTTGGCAGCACTGTCCCCACAGCAGGCTTTTCCCCCTGGGCTACAGCAGCCCATTAATACAGGGTCCTTGCCCAAAGCTGGGCGGAGGCTGGTCGGTAGGAATGCTGCCCGGTCCATGAGCTTTGGATGCCCAGGGTATGGAGTGTGA
- the agk gene encoding acylglycerol kinase, mitochondrial isoform X2: MARVVKVFVTLRNHWKKSTVAACALSYGGHWLYGKHCDNLLRRDACLAAREFGRQQISPQEQLKKATVILNPAACRGKANNLFEKNAAPILHLAGMEVTLVKTDYEGQAKKLMELMEQTDMLIVAGGDGTLQEVITGLLRRADHESFSKTPIGFIPLGSHNSLSESLHILSDNQVKRITSATLSILQGETVPLDVLQIKGEKEQPVFALIGLRWGAFRDVASTIKKYWYLGPLKIKAAHWFSTLREWPQVHEASVSYMAPTLRPPDLPEQKPQRPNLMYRIARRLKNYWYPPIPEPPKVEEPERWDERTLSTLELSIQTRNKNPVQTRIDDSLLVCVEPDSFTVGDFITVG, translated from the exons ATGGCTCGGGTTGTGAAAGTGTTTGTAACTCTGCGGAATCATTGGAAGAAGTCCACAGTCGCTGCGTGTGCCCTATCATACGGTGGACACTGGCTGTACGGTAAACACTG TGATAATCTGCTGCGAAGAGATGCTTGTCTGGCGGCCAGG GAATTTGGACGTCAGCAGATATCACCCCAGGAGCAGCTGAAGAAAGCCACAGTCATCCTAAACCCAGCAGCTTGTAGGGG GAAAGCCAACAACTTATTTGAGAAGAATGCTGCGCCTATATTACACCTGGCTGGTATGGAGGTAACACTAGTAAAG acagattatgagGGCCAAGCAAAGAAATTGATGGAGCTGATGGAGCAAACAGACATGCTGATTGTGGCTGGAGGGGATGGCACTCTGCAGGAGGTTATAACTGGCTTGCTGCGGAGGGCTGATCAC GAGTCGTTCAGTAAAACCCCCATAGGATTTATCCCACTGGGCTCCCACAATTCCCTGAGTGAGAGTCTGCACATCCTCAGTGACAATCAGGTGAA ACGCATCACATCAGCGACATTGTCTATCCTGCAAGGAGAAACGGTACCTCTGGATGTGCTGCAAATCAAG GGAGAGAAAGAACAGCCAGTGTTTGCCCTGATTGGTCTACGGTGGGGGGCCTTCAGAGATGTGGCTTCCACCATCAAAAA ATATTGGTACCTTGGCCCGTTGAAGATAAAAGCAGCTCATTGGTTCAGTACGTTACGG GAATGGCCCCAGGTTCACGAGGCCTCTGTGTCCTACATGGCCCCGACCCTTCGCCCTCCTGACCTGCCGGAACAAAAGCCCCAGCGCCCCAACCTAATGTACCGCATTGCCCGCAGACTGAAAAATTACTGGTACCCACCTATTCCAG AGCCTCCCAAAGTGGAGGAGCCAGAGAGGTGGGATGAGAGAACGCTGTCTACTTTGGAGCTGTCAATCCAAACTCGGAATAAAAACCCTGTCCAGACA CGTATTGATGACTCCCTGCTGGTGTGTGTGGAGCCGGACTCCTTCACTGTGGGAGATTTTATCACTGTTGGGTAA
- the dennd11 gene encoding DENN domain-containing protein 11, giving the protein MVEQSDRAPLLDWEEIPPNELTQAVPAPAKENGSESNPPDGRSLGSTALAIGWSTSSGGPASVTTIPSVNRSPHLDHPGPWGVPSPIHADSRISLKERLGWEEKDQIVAVFVVTFDTRSGNMVEWCLPQDVNLDGVEFKSMASGSHRIANDFIYFRKGCYFGLACFANMPVESELERGARMKSVGILSPSYTLLYRYMHFLENQVRHQLQCPGSYSPLEAFYEDKKAVLPPAGNGLVTACPTSAWVPAINRCMHPEMKITHPAGCMSQFIHFFGEQIMVLWKFALLRKRILIFSPPPVGVVCYRVYCCCSLANISIPGIGVSVPEFRPFFYINVADIAALATEMSYVACTTEKIFEEKKELYDVYVDNQNVKTHRDSLQPLLRLNGVDREKYRKLSEQRQLLLYTQEVDGDCTSNEEDLFILFFMEQNNRIFQTLSEVAASADPTLTAEHVRAMGLDPQADRTFLVDLLELYGIDAMLVIDNPCCP; this is encoded by the exons ATGGTCGAGCAGTCGGATCGCGCTCCACTGCTCGACTGGGAGGAGATTCCACCAAACGAACTGACCCAGGCGGTTCCCGCACCAGCAAAAGAAAATGGATCGGAATCAAATCCGCCAGACGGCCGCTCTCTGGGCAGTACCGCGCTCGCCATCGGGTGGAGCACTAGCTCTGGGGGTCCAGCAAGTGTAACAACTATTCCCAGCGTGAACAGGAGCCCTCACCTTGACCACCCTGGCCCGTGGGGTGTTCCCAGTCCCATCCATGCCGACTCTAGAATATCTCTGAAAGAACGACTGGGATGGGAGGAAAAGGACCAAATAGTGGCAGTGTTTGTGGTAACCTTTGACACAAGATCAG GTAACATGGTGGAATGGTGCTTACCCCAAGACGTGAATCTTGACGGAGTGGAATTCAAGTCAATGGCGAGCGGATCACACAGAATCGCCAACGACTTCAT ATATTTCCGTAAAGGCTGCTACTTTGGGCTGGCTTGTTTTGCTAACATGCCTGTTGAAAGTGAATTGGAGAGAGGGGCGCGGATGAAATCTGTGGGTATTCTGTCTCCCTCTTACACCCTCCTATATCGCTACATGCACTTCCTGGAGAACCAGGTTAG acaccagCTCCAGTGCCCTGGCTCATATTCTCCTCTGGAGGCCTTCTATGAGGATAAGAAAGCTGTGCTGCCCCCAGCAGGGAACGGCCTTGTCACTGCATGTCCAACCAGTGCCTGGGTCCCAGCCATCAACCGCTGCATGCACCCAGAGATGAAG aTCACCCACCCAGCCGGCTGCATGTCCCAGTTCATCCACTTCTTTGGGGAGCAGATCATGGTGCTGTGGAAGTTTGCCCTGCTCCGAAAACGAATCCTTATCTTCTCCCCACCACCTGTGGGTGTCGTGTGCTACAGGG TGTACTGCTGTTGCTCTCTGGCCAACATCTCTATACCTGGGATAGGTGTGTCTGTGCCTGAGTTCCGCCCCTTCTTCTACATCAATGTGGCAGACATCGCTGCCCTGGCAACAGAGATGTCATACGTGGCTT gtaccACAGAGAAGATCTTTGAGGAGAAGAAGGAGCTGTATGATGTATATGTTGACAACCAGaatgtgaagacacacagagatagCCTCCAGCCACTACTCCGGCTGAATGGGGTGGACCGGGAAAAGTATAGGAAACTCAGCGAACAGAG GCAACTGCTACTTTACACTcaggaggtggatggagactgCACATCAAATGAGGAGGACCTCTTTATCCT GTTTTTCATGGAGCAGAATAACCGTATCTTCCAGACTCTATCGGAGGTGGCGGCAAGTGCAGACCCCACCCTGACGGCAGAGCACGTGAGGGCCATGGGGCTGGACCCTCAGGCAGACCGCACTTTCTTGGTGGACCTGCTGGAGCTCTATGGCATTGATGCCATGCTGGTCATCGATAACCCCTGCTGCCCCTGA